The following is a genomic window from Nitrospira sp..
TATTCAATCGCCGCCACTTTCGCCGGAATTCCAACCTTGTCTCGGCGAAAATCAATCTGCCGGTACAACCGTTTATGGCCCCCGCCACGGAAACGAATGGTTTGACGACCGTCGTTGTTTCGCCCGCCGGTGCGGAGATGAAACCCCGTCAACGCCTTTTCCGGTCTTTTCTTCGCCAGCTGTTCACCCTTCAGCGCCGTCATACCGCGCCGTCCAGGGGATGTTGCTTTATAGACTTTCAATGCCATAGCTGATTCTCACCATCACGAAAGGACCGCACGCTACACGCTTTCGTACAGTTCCAGTTTTTCGCCTTCCTTCAACGTGACGAACGCCTTCTTCCAGTCCGATCGCTTCCCGACAAACCGTCCTAATCGCTTCACCTTGCCCTGCGTATTCACCACGTTGACGCGAGACACCTTGACTTTCAACAACGATTCGACGGCCTGCTTGATCTGAATCTTATTTGCATGCGGATGAACGAGAAACCCGACCGTATTGCTCTGCTCCCGCAAGGCGGTGATTTTTTCCGTCAACAAGGGCTGGATCAATACTTGATGGAGGTCGCCCTTCATGACCACACCTCCTTGACACGATCCAGTTCGCGCTGAGGAATAACGACCGATCGACAACGAACGATGTCGTATACATTCAACTCTTCAGGCCGCAACACCGTAATCGTGGAGAGGTTTTTCCCCGCCTGCATTACCTCAGACCGTCCATCCCCAATAACCAACAACGCACTACCAGATATCCCCAAATTGGTCAAAACCTTAGCGAGCAACTTGGTCTTAGCCTGCTCGATCGTCAAATCGGACAGGACGATCACCCCACCCTCCAAGACCTTTGCAGACAAAGCACTCTGTAGGGCGGCCCGATATTTTTTTCTCGGCATCTCGAACGCATAGCTTCGCGGCTTGGGACCAAAGACAGTTCCTCCGTGTCGCCATACCGGCGATCGCAGAGAACCGGCACGGGCCCGTCCAGTATGCTTTTGCTTCCAAGGTTTTTTGCCGGATCCACTCACCTCACCGCGTCGTAGGGTTGATGCGGTCCCTTGACGGTCACAGGCGCGCTGCATCACGACTGCCTCATGAACGAGCGCGTCATGCGGCTTGCAACCGAACACCTCGTTCGGCAAATCCACAGTTCCCACTTTTTGTCTTTTCGAATCGATCACATCAACGGTCGGCATAGCTCAACTCTTCTTCGACTTCCGCACAACCAGCAGCCCATTTTCACCACCGGGCACTGCTCCGCGGACGAACAACAGGTTTTCCTCAGGGCGAGCGTCGATGACTTTCAAGCGCTGCACCGTGACACGCTCACCCCCCATGTGCCCAGGTAAAGATTTATTTTTCCACACCCGTGACGGATATGAACTGCTTCCGATCGATCCCGGAGCTCGGTGAAACATGGACCCATGAGATTCGGGCCCACCAGAATAATTGTGTCGCTTGACGACTCCCTGGAATCCCTTCCCCTTGGAGACACCGACTACGTCGACCCAATCACCCTTCTTGAAGATATCGACCTTGAACGTCTGCCCCACAGCGACATCCCCGACCTTGAGAAATTCGCGCAGCCAACGACTCGGCGGAGCTTGATGCCTCCTCAAATGTCCAAGCTCACCTTGCGACAGCTTCCGCTCTTTCACTTCCCCGAACGATAGCTGCACCGCTTCATAACCGTCGCGCTCCTTCGTCTTAATCGCGACGACACGACAAGGGCCAGCCTCAATCACCGTCACCGGCTCCAGCACGCTTTCGTCATAAATTTGGGTCATCCCCAATTTTTTACCCAACAATCCGTTTGTCATCGCCTTCCTGTCAGCTCAAAAAAGTGAAGCCGGGGCCAATCCTCAAAGCTTGATCTCCACATCGACGCCTGCCGCCAAATTCAATTTCATCAAGGAATCCATGGTCTCGGGAGTCGGCTCCATGATATCCAAGAGGCGCTTGTGGGTGCGGATCTCAAATTGTTCACGGGATTTTTTATCTACATGAGTCGACCTCTGAACCGTAAACTTCTCGATCCTGGTCGGCAAAGGAATCGGTCCCACAACTCTCGCCCCGCTGCGCCTGACCGTCTCGACGATTTCCACCACCGATTGATCGAGCACGCGATAATCGAAGCCTCGCAGCCTGATACGAATTCTTTGATCGACTTTCACGCTCTACTCCTCACATGCCGGTCCACCGTCCGCGACATCGTTACGCCAGAATTTCCGTGACAACGCCGGAGCCGACGGTCTTGCCGCCCTCGCGCACGGCGAAGCGCAACCCCTGGTCCATCGCGA
Proteins encoded in this region:
- a CDS encoding LSU ribosomal protein L23p (L23Ae), whose translation is MKGDLHQVLIQPLLTEKITALREQSNTVGFLVHPHANKIQIKQAVESLLKVKVSRVNVVNTQGKVKRLGRFVGKRSDWKKAFVTLKEGEKLELYESV
- a CDS encoding LSU ribosomal protein L4p (L1e) produces the protein MPTVDVIDSKRQKVGTVDLPNEVFGCKPHDALVHEAVVMQRACDRQGTASTLRRGEVSGSGKKPWKQKHTGRARAGSLRSPVWRHGGTVFGPKPRSYAFEMPRKKYRAALQSALSAKVLEGGVIVLSDLTIEQAKTKLLAKVLTNLGISGSALLVIGDGRSEVMQAGKNLSTITVLRPEELNVYDIVRCRSVVIPQRELDRVKEVWS
- a CDS encoding LSU ribosomal protein L3p (L3e), giving the protein MTNGLLGKKLGMTQIYDESVLEPVTVIEAGPCRVVAIKTKERDGYEAVQLSFGEVKERKLSQGELGHLRRHQAPPSRWLREFLKVGDVAVGQTFKVDIFKKGDWVDVVGVSKGKGFQGVVKRHNYSGGPESHGSMFHRAPGSIGSSSYPSRVWKNKSLPGHMGGERVTVQRLKVIDARPEENLLFVRGAVPGGENGLLVVRKSKKS
- a CDS encoding SSU ribosomal protein S10p (S20e); amino-acid sequence: MKVDQRIRIRLRGFDYRVLDQSVVEIVETVRRSGARVVGPIPLPTRIEKFTVQRSTHVDKKSREQFEIRTHKRLLDIMEPTPETMDSLMKLNLAAGVDVEIKL